In Deltaproteobacteria bacterium, a genomic segment contains:
- the cobO gene encoding cob(I)yrinic acid a,c-diamide adenosyltransferase, which translates to MSENRSAKREKGYVHVYTGKGKGKTTAALGLVLRAVGAGWRVLFVQFLKKGRYSEIKALESLGDLVTVLQFGSGRFVRGRPDAEDVSRAVEGLEETERAMMSGRYDLVVLDEVNCALRMGLIPVERVEEFLQKRPQHVEVVLTGRGAPERILRFADLVTRMEEVKHYFRSGVQAREGIEK; encoded by the coding sequence GAAAAGGGATATGTCCACGTCTATACCGGAAAAGGCAAGGGAAAGACGACTGCGGCGCTGGGACTTGTCCTGAGGGCAGTGGGTGCAGGTTGGCGGGTCCTCTTCGTCCAGTTCCTAAAGAAAGGCAGATACAGCGAGATCAAGGCCCTTGAAAGCCTCGGAGATCTGGTGACAGTGCTTCAGTTCGGGAGTGGCCGTTTCGTACGGGGACGGCCGGACGCGGAAGACGTCTCCCGGGCCGTCGAGGGGCTGGAGGAGACGGAACGGGCCATGATGAGCGGAAGATACGATCTTGTTGTCCTCGACGAGGTGAATTGCGCCCTCCGGATGGGGCTTATTCCCGTGGAGAGGGTCGAGGAATTTCTCCAAAAGAGGCCGCAGCATGTGGAGGTCGTCCTCACAGGCCGGGGGGCGCCGGAAAGGATCCTCCGCTTTGCAGATCTCGTCACCCGCATGGAGGAGGTGAAACACTACTTCCGTTCCGGTGTGCAGGCCAGGGAGGGGATCGAGAAATAG
- a CDS encoding phenylacetate--CoA ligase, translating to MWNAIEGAPREAMEALQARRLRDAVSRVNHLVPFYRERFREAGVSPADIVSVSDLARLPFTTKQDLRDHYPFGLFAAPLSQVVRIHSSSGTTGKPTVVGYTAHDLDVWKEVMARTLRMAGVGPGDVVHNAYGYGLFTGGLGFHYGAETVGAAVVPSGGGFTKRQLLLMKDFGATVLCCTPSFALHLSEVAKEEGYSIRDDFRIRVGFFGAEPASEGLRAAVRNVWGIEYYEAYGLSEIIGPGVAASCPYGRLHINEDHFLPEVIDPDTGQPLPYGEEGELVLTAVTKQALPLIRYRTRDITRLYPEPCPCGRTLVSMESVKGRSDDMLIVNGVNVFPSQVEHVLTKVEGLTPNYVIVLEKKGVLDRLEVWVEVDERTLADGIGALEALKKRLESEMLNELYINVRVKLVEPKTLERSMGKAQRILDKREVEKAS from the coding sequence ATGTGGAATGCAATCGAAGGCGCGCCCAGGGAGGCCATGGAGGCCCTTCAGGCGCGAAGGCTCAGGGACGCGGTGTCCCGTGTCAATCATCTCGTCCCATTTTACCGGGAAAGGTTTCGCGAGGCCGGGGTGTCGCCGGCGGATATCGTCTCTGTATCGGATCTTGCCCGCCTGCCGTTCACGACCAAGCAGGACCTGCGGGATCATTATCCCTTTGGCCTCTTTGCCGCCCCGCTTAGCCAGGTCGTCCGTATCCATTCCTCTTCAGGGACGACAGGCAAACCCACTGTGGTGGGCTACACGGCGCATGATCTCGATGTCTGGAAAGAGGTCATGGCAAGAACCCTTCGCATGGCCGGTGTCGGACCGGGAGACGTCGTCCATAACGCTTACGGATACGGTCTTTTCACAGGGGGACTTGGCTTCCACTACGGGGCCGAGACGGTGGGCGCGGCGGTCGTCCCGTCGGGCGGGGGTTTTACGAAAAGGCAGCTCCTTCTCATGAAGGACTTCGGCGCAACTGTCTTGTGCTGTACGCCTTCCTTCGCCCTTCATCTCTCGGAGGTGGCCAAGGAGGAAGGATATTCCATTCGGGACGATTTTCGTATTCGGGTGGGTTTCTTCGGGGCTGAACCCGCATCCGAGGGCCTTCGGGCCGCTGTCCGTAACGTGTGGGGTATTGAGTACTACGAGGCCTACGGTCTTTCCGAGATCATAGGGCCAGGGGTCGCAGCGAGCTGTCCCTACGGGAGGCTTCATATCAACGAGGACCATTTTCTCCCCGAGGTGATCGACCCGGACACGGGCCAGCCCCTTCCATACGGCGAGGAGGGCGAGCTGGTCCTCACTGCAGTCACGAAACAGGCCCTGCCCCTCATCCGCTATCGGACAAGGGACATCACCCGTCTCTACCCCGAGCCGTGTCCATGCGGCCGTACCCTGGTTTCCATGGAGTCCGTGAAGGGGAGAAGCGACGACATGCTCATTGTCAACGGCGTGAACGTCTTTCCATCCCAGGTGGAGCATGTCCTTACGAAGGTGGAGGGGTTGACCCCCAACTACGTGATCGTTCTCGAGAAAAAGGGTGTGCTTGACCGGCTCGAGGTTTGGGTGGAGGTGGACGAGAGGACCCTTGCCGATGGGATCGGGGCCCTTGAGGCCCTCAAGAAGAGGCTTGAGAGCGAGATGCTGAACGAACTTTATATCAATGTGAGGGTCAAGCTCGTGGAACCCAAGACCCTGGAGCGGAGCATGGGCAAGGCCCAGCGCATCCTGGACAAACGGGAGGTGGAGAAGGCGTCATGA